The DNA window ACCCCTGGACTAAGCGATTACAGGAAATTACTTAATTTGTTCATTATATAAAGTCTTGTAAATTTTAGTTATGTCAAGATTGTGACCTAGAACACAGTGCTACTTGTGCTTCTACTAGCTGATATAGTCTGTAGGTTTGAATACATATTGGCATTTTGCTGTTCTGATCCATGACTTACACGAGCTATGCTGGCTCTGTTTGTAGGCATTGTACAGATTGATGAGGGTGAAGTGGTCTCCTTCAGTGTGATAGAAACTCTGATGGCACTTGAAAGCCTGCTGTTTGAACTCCACAGTAGGGACCAAGAAACAGCTTGGAGCTGAGAGATACACAAAGAGAAAGATAAAAGATACAGAATGGCGTTTATTAAGCACTATCATATCAGATATACATGAATACAGCTCAAAAATTAGCCTTTTGTAACTGAGATGGAAGCATTAGGATGAACGTGTTACACAAGTTAATTGCGGTGGGATGGTGGTGGGGGGTTCAAATATTATatgatgcttgtgtgtgtgtgtgggggggggggggttgtgtgtgtgtttaaagatatgaaatgatttttgtttatatcaCTACAAAATTTTCAGCTTTTAGTTCagcaaaaaagataaaaatatatgacTATTACAATAATAAAGAGTTGTGCTGCATTACAGACAAGGGAATTAAATACATCAGAATATCAGAAAGATTATTTGCAAATTTTTTGTCAATATTAACTCTCCAAGTCTCTAATTTATTTGATCTTACCTTTGTATACGAGCTATTCATAGCTCCAAAGAAATTACATAGATGaatgcattaaataaattacactCATATGAATGCATTAATGCACTAGCTCTGAACATCACAAAGTCTATGGCCAATGTTCTCACGGTGGAAGGGATCGCATACTCATTCTCCttaacactcacagtgtcaATCACAGGAGTCTGTGAGCTCAAGTATACAGAATAGGACAGATAAAGCATTCTTCTGAGTATGTTATGCTGCCCTGTGACGCAGTTGTGTATCGGCTCATATGGCATAGGAGTTCAGTTAGCATTATAAAATATAGCTTCAGTTCCAAAATGTCAAGTCATTTTAAAACCTTTGATATATGCACACACTGGATTTAAACCAATAACCAATAATAATTTATTCCTATAACACTTGTATTTTGAATTGCTTAATCCATAAGATACCTTAACCATTTCTTGTTATGTGACCAAAGCTTATTGTGTTGCAGAATAGCTGTTTATTTTGaacatcattaataataatgaattcatTGATTTTTGGAATGTTTCAGAAAGTaaagcattaatataaatgaagaaaaacatacatgttatttaataactaaaaaaattgTTAGCATTGACAAATGGGGAATAAAAACTTTCAGGGCCACCCAGTCATTGATTATCTCGCTTTTTTAAAATCCATATAAGCTTGGCATACCAGCAGATGTCTCCTTCCCGTGACTTCTACGCACTTATTTATACCGATTGTCTTgcatctgtatttttttgtttttgctgagtccttgtctcgtttgttgtgtttatggtcctgttttcctgttttttgtgtTCCCATGTattgttgtttctgtttctaGCCATTTAGTTTTTCCCCTTCTATATTATCCCTACATTTGGGTATTTTTGTCCTTGAAGACACTCTCGGTTCCCTGACATAGATAAGCTCTCAGCAATTGTGAAGTCTTGCCAAATTCTGAGAACTAGTCTTTGGATTTGCTCTTTTGACTGGACTGTTTTTGAACTTTTGTGCCCCATTTGGATGCTCATTTTGTATTAAGTAttggatttttattaataacaagACAAAATCACATAGAATCTCATATCCTGTTCGTTACAGAGACAAAAGACTGACAAAATATGACAAGCATCTGTTTTATGCTATGATATAAATGCTTTACAATAATACAAAGgatttactgtatgttgtcTAATGAAACCCAGTGacaataagaaataataaacaggTAGTGGAAATAAGTAAGGGATGTAGTCATTGGGCCTCATttcacagattaaaaaaagaggaaattaCCTGTTAGCATGGCAGCAATGGTGAGCACCTCACTCACGCAGTCAAATTCACAGGAAGCTAGAAGAGTCTTAGCCATCTGGGGCTCCAGAGGAATTTCAGACATTATTATTCCAATCTCTGACAGATTGCCATCGTTATCCAGAGCCGCTAAGTAGTCCAGCTCTTCTAAAGCCTGCATGAGGCCCTCAGGGTCTGCAAGTGGATCAAATATGTTCTATAAGCAATTCTATCCATGTTAGCCTATAATCCTACAAAATCCTTAAACAGTGGCACAACTTCTTTATGGAAAAGTATTCCGTGAACAAATCTTTTGCATGGTGTCTGACAATGAGAATGAAAGAGACCTCATATTAGATACAGTACAATGACTGCAGTTTTCATACAATGTGTTAAATTGAATCTCAACACCTCCTAGGCTTGCAGTCCATCGTAACTGCATACTTTTTGAACAGACTTTCTCCTGTCTCTTTTTTACTAATGATGTGCACGTGGATGTTCAGCTCCAGGCATACAGAAGTGGGTCATCTTTTAAACAAAGAGGGCAGTGAGAGCGTTCATGGTTCAGCTAGACATCCAGTAATATGGCCGGTGGCCTCTGTGCTTGACCTGTGGGCCAAGAGGAACCTGGCTGACCCTAGCTAGCACATGCAGAGGAAAGAAATCAGCTTATTCTTGTTAAACTCTGACAGAAGCAGATTTTTCTCAGTGAATAAACACCATACGTCCTAACAAAGTATCCTCTGCACTAATAAATATCAGGCTaagacatacatacattttctgACAAACATAAAAAACGTACCTCAGTAGACAGGATAGCTCTGTGCTAACATAATCAATAAAGCATGGATGTTTAGAACTgataatatagtgtatatatatagatttccACGCAATTTCCACGTATCTCTCTCTTATGTGTTTACTCAATAGAAGTGTCACAAAATTAACATAAATACAGGCCAGTACATATAtttactgttaatatactgttaatatacaGGTCAGCAACAggtcataataataaataccacAGATGATGGAAACTTTGTAGAAAGAATATACTTGATCTATGGCTGCATCATGGGATTTGCAGATATGGCAtgtttgtaagtgtgtatgGCTGAGAGTGTGTCTCACCTGGTCTATCGATGAAATCACAGTGACCCAACCCAGCGATTTCCATCCTCTTAAGGAAAAGCACAGTGGAAGTGATGTCAGACTCCAGGATGTGAGGCACATTCTCAGTTGGAAGTGGCGTATTCTCCAGGTACAAACGGAAACACTTCCCTACAAGTTGCACCGCTCATATTAAACAGGAATGAGAATAAACTGTtgaataaatttgttttattcactTACTTACCTGTTGGACCAATCAGCTGTTTGCGGCATTCGGCTTGGCTTTTGCTAATTGGTTGAATAACAGTAGAACTAGCTCTGATTCTAGGGTTATAGACCTGTGAAAGAATCAATCAAATATCAATCCAATCAATATGCAGTCAACAATTTAACTGTGAAATTAGCACATACATATCTTTTTTGTACTCCAGCATCAATGATGAAGCAAATGGAATACATGGCCCAGAATAGATCTTCAGTTGGACCGCAAGTGAGGTAGACTCTCCTGCACCTGCACTCCTCCTCTGTAAGCACAGGCAGATTGTCCTTCTGCTCTGGACAGACCGACAAGGGCATGAGCTCCCCTTGTGAAGAAGCTACCCTGGCCCCTTCCCGCTTCAAGATGGCATGAGCACATTCAATCTCCttcaagaaagagaaagaatgatTATGTAAGGAGACActgatatattaaaatattaccaTTTGCACTTGTACTCATTTGAATAGATGCCAAGAAACCTAGAAaagcaaatatataaaacacattcttCTCAACTcgtttttgttttgcagattCTACTCAGGATAAATAAGAGACTCATAAGACATCAGACAGTTGATGAGTGCACACAGTAGTAAAAATTAAGCGTATGGAAACCTTTTAACtggttcagttgtataaaaaggtATTACTGTGTCTTGTGGACTATTCGTTAACGTCAGTTATAGGAAATAACTTATTCAGTGCAGTActacataaaaaaatctttttatttttgaagcTTCTTAACATTTTGCAGATAAGGCAAGGCTTATTATTTATCCAATTGTAGACACACAAGCTTTTTTAATCACTACTGGGTCTACTAAATAAATttcataagtaaataaatatcatcTTACTTGCTCAGTAGCCAAAAACACTACAATATCTCCATGCTCTTGAGACTGATGGATTTCCATAACCAACTGTAGAGAGGCGTACAAATAGTCTTTCACACCTTCCCTCCCGGTGCCATACACTATTTCAGTTGGTTGTTCTGCCTCAAGCTGGATCAAGGGCACGTTTCTGTAATGGTGTAGCAGCTTGTCAGAGGACTGAGGTGCAGTAAGGATGACCAGACGGAGCTCAGGCCGTGCCAACAGCACATCTTTGAGCAGGCCGAGCAGGAGGTCTGTGCTGACCGTGCGCTCCTGAACCTGATCGATCAAAACCACACCATACTGCTCCAGCAGAGGGTCTGACATCATCTCACAAAGCAGCATGTCATCAGTACAGTACCTAAAAGGGATTAATTACCAATtttaacatacaataaaaacacagataaTTAGTGACATTGATGTTATGATAGACGCTATGCCGGTGTGTATCCACACTGTGATACAATTTAATTGGTCTTCTTTTCGTTATTTCAGTGCAGATGTATTCAAATTTAACCTATTCTCAAAAGGAGCTTGAGCACATCAACATCAATCTTAGCAAGTcatacacataaagacacaatGGAAGTCTTTCATGTGTCTTTACACAAGCCCTAAACTATAActaacatacaaacaaaaactaaaatcagacaaagtaacaaatgaaaagtaTCTGGCCCACCAAGCACTTGACATGAAAACAAGTCTAATGAAGCAGACCGGGCATTCTCTGATGGTCATTTACTCAGGTAATGACTGAGGTCAGTGTTTTCATTAAGTCTGCTCCTCTCAGCTGTTCAAATCATAGTCATTGTTTGCAAGACTGACTAACAACCACTCTAAAGGCACCGCCGGAGCATATGTATTGTGTGGGGGCATGGCAGCTGTGGAAGGGGACCCCAAAATTAATTCTGTGGGCCTTTTGTTATCTTTTCTTAGCAAGGCAGACGACTATGAAAGGACGTGTGCAGGGGGGGAAGGGGATGCTGATGAATATGTGCAGGGGGAAGTGAACTGAATACAAAAGAAACATCAGCAAAAACATTTTaggccaaaaacaaaaaaaacgcatATAGTAAAATAATGTGAAGTACCTAAGCACCGTGTCAGCAGCGCAGCAGTTCTGGAAAGGGATGACGTATCCCACTTCATGGCCGATGTTCACGTCCATTTCATCTGCCACACGGAGGGCGAGATCCACTGTGGTCTGCCTGTGGATCTGAGTGCACACCACCATGCCGTGCCGGTACTGCACAGACAAGCAGAACTCTGCACACCACTGTGGGATCTGCAAAAGGTGGATATAGACACACACGAACTTCTTAGTTTGATTTACTAAATAAGAATCACGTGGTGCATTTCAGTAAAATTAGATTTGACAGTACTGATAGTTTTCTGAGTCCCTGATTTTTTTAGATATCAGCTGATAATTTGCCAGAAAATACTAAAGACTACATGCTCAAGACTGTCATAGATGTAGGCTACAGGTTCATTTTAAGttagagaatatatatatatatatatatatatatatatatatatatatatatatatatatatatatatataaacatggaAAGACTTACCTGAGTACTTTGCCCAGTTTTTGCTGTACCACTGATAATCACAAGTTGGTTATTAGTGATATAGTCCATGAACTCACATTTCTCTCCCCAAACTGGAAGAGCTTTTCTCTCCTTTAGCAGTGTATAATACCGTGAGGAAAAAGGAAGACCGTCAAACTGGTTGAACTGAAGAATCTCATTACATCCCCAGTCTTGATTTACAGCTCTGTCTGCAGTTATCTCCATATCCCGCGCCTTTAATTTCTTCAAGCTCCGTTATGGTTTAAAAACCAGCAAAACAGACATAAGAAGGTCAACACTAATTACCAACTATAAAATAACCATGAGTTCTATTTCaactaatatattatatattatatgtattataataaCCCGCCGAAAACACGCGCAAACCCTGAAGCTCGCCACCTCAACAGATGTCTGCTGAGACCCGATGAAGCGCACAGACTCGGTCACGTGACCTCTTCACCCTCTTTCTTCTTCTAATAGATCAGAATGGCGACATCAGAAGTTTTAAATCTTTACTGGATATACGACCTTCCTGGATTTCCCAATTATTCCGACTATTATAGCAGTAAATCACGTCTCAAAATACAAAATAGGtagaatatatacatataaaataaatgacactcTGACACTGTTCTGGGTTCTCCTGTCAGCAATCCTCATgcaacaaaaatgtttaaatgtcatatttatttgtgatttaGTGGTTGCTTTGAGAATAGATCCATGTTTTGGTGGTGTTTTGAGTAGTCTATAATAATGTCACATTTGCCTGTGGGTCGTTTGGTTAGAAAGCTAGcgagaataaaattaaaataattaaattcttcttattctttcatttcatgtttGCCCAGTTACAAGTCAacagtttttgtgtttatatttttgttttttgttttttgcttcaTTTCCCACATTGACTCTGCTCACCTGTTTTTATACTTTCCAATTAGCTAGCTACATTATTTGTGCTTCACTTTCTCTTTGTCAAGATTTTTACTGTAGTATTCCTAGTGTTTTATCGGTAGTAtcacagtttgtttattttattttttttttacacctggtgaATAACTGTTgaagtttttgtttaatttaccGCATTATAAGGTCACTCAAAAACTttggctgcttttttttttttttttacactaaatCATGCTTAGCAaagtattttaattacatttgaaaAGTGTAGGCTGCTTTTGtctaagtgttgtgtgtgtgtgtgtgtgtgtgtgtgtgtgtgtgtgtgtgtgtgtgtgtgtgtgtgtgtgtgtgtgtgtgtgtgtgtgtgtgtgaggccgTTGAGCCAGTCCTGTCTCTGCTGCCCTCCGAGGTAACTCGAGGTAATCACAGTATTTATTAGTCTGATGTAAAGATGTGAAAATTTTTAGAAGAGAAATGCGGTTGTAGATTTAGAGTTTTATATAATTGTCATTTGCAGGGATTCCCATATCATACCATCTCTGAGGACAATTTTACTGACATTCAGGTAATGGATTATTCGTTGTGGCTTCACAACATTGTGAACACAACACTGCTGCCTGCTAAACATCACCTGTCCTTCTGGTCaccaaacttttatttatttcctaaaGCTTATCACAGGGTTGTTTTTACAGTAATGAAAGCAAGAGAAGGTTCGATGTATTATTACGAGACTGTTCTGATAGAAAGCActtagtgcagtgtgtaattgtgttcacAATAAATTGTTCTCTCAAGGGAGAATCTGGGAAGGTTACAAAGTTCAGGGAGA is part of the Tachysurus fulvidraco isolate hzauxx_2018 chromosome 12, HZAU_PFXX_2.0, whole genome shotgun sequence genome and encodes:
- the dhx32b gene encoding putative pre-mRNA-splicing factor ATP-dependent RNA helicase DHX32; translated protein: MEITADRAVNQDWGCNEILQFNQFDGLPFSSRYYTLLKERKALPVWGEKCEFMDYITNNQLVIISGTAKTGQSTQIPQWCAEFCLSVQYRHGMVVCTQIHRQTTVDLALRVADEMDVNIGHEVGYVIPFQNCCAADTVLRYCTDDMLLCEMMSDPLLEQYGVVLIDQVQERTVSTDLLLGLLKDVLLARPELRLVILTAPQSSDKLLHHYRNVPLIQLEAEQPTEIVYGTGREGVKDYLYASLQLVMEIHQSQEHGDIVVFLATEQEIECAHAILKREGARVASSQGELMPLSVCPEQKDNLPVLTEEECRCRRVYLTCGPTEDLFWAMYSICFIIDAGVQKRYVYNPRIRASSTVIQPISKSQAECRKQLIGPTGKCFRLYLENTPLPTENVPHILESDITSTVLFLKRMEIAGLGHCDFIDRPDPEGLMQALEELDYLAALDNDGNLSEIGIIMSEIPLEPQMAKTLLASCEFDCVSEVLTIAAMLTAPSCFLVPTVEFKQQAFKCHQSFYHTEGDHFTLINLYNAYKQSQHSSYRGTERWCNEHFLSLSALQMADAVRTELTEILKRLELPVSSPAFGSKTNVMNIKKALLSGFFMQVARDISGTGNYFILTHKHVAEIYPLSVYGIESSKPKLPEWVVYHKHTLSENNCIRTVTQISADEFIQMTPQYFFYNLPSSESKDILQHVIMHGSAAPGEGKNKAQTFNNSTSEEQSYERCVIQ